The proteins below come from a single Natrinema sp. SYSU A 869 genomic window:
- a CDS encoding universal stress protein, translated as MTRILVPLAILEGESVSAGLPTLLAPVDVTVLGYHVLPEQTPPDQARLQYEDRATDALDSLAAEFEAAGGHADHRLVFTHDREQTVDRVAAEVAADAYAITGVTGPVDRFLVTLTGEVAVDRICSFVTELVGDREIGITLFLATNDEAGGRESLEAATMILSERGIDVETELAVGDSSFEALIEAAPGHDAIVMGEQAPSLRSLVFGERADHVAAESVGPVLVVRSLEERDAGAERSDRPSDTDRIASLEDS; from the coding sequence ATGACACGCATCCTCGTTCCGCTGGCGATACTCGAGGGCGAATCAGTCTCCGCCGGACTGCCAACGCTGCTCGCACCCGTGGACGTGACCGTGCTCGGGTATCACGTCCTGCCCGAACAGACGCCGCCGGACCAGGCACGATTGCAGTACGAGGATCGGGCGACCGACGCCCTCGACAGTCTCGCGGCGGAGTTTGAGGCGGCCGGCGGACACGCCGATCATCGCCTCGTGTTCACCCACGATCGGGAGCAAACTGTCGACCGAGTTGCCGCGGAGGTGGCGGCGGACGCCTACGCCATCACGGGCGTCACCGGGCCGGTCGATCGCTTCCTCGTGACGCTGACGGGCGAAGTCGCCGTCGATCGAATCTGCTCGTTCGTCACCGAACTGGTCGGCGACCGCGAGATTGGCATTACGCTCTTTCTCGCGACCAACGACGAAGCCGGTGGCCGGGAATCACTCGAGGCAGCCACAATGATCCTCTCCGAGCGCGGCATTGACGTGGAGACCGAACTCGCGGTCGGTGACTCCTCGTTCGAGGCGCTCATCGAGGCCGCACCCGGTCACGACGCCATCGTCATGGGCGAACAGGCTCCGTCGCTCCGGTCGCTCGTCTTCGGGGAGAGGGCCGACCACGTCGCCGCCGAATCGGTCGGACCGGTGCTCGTCGTTCGATCCCTCGAGGAACGTGACGCTGGGGCAGAACGCAGTGATCGACCGTCGGATACAGACCGAATCGCGAGTCTCGAGGACTCGTAA
- a CDS encoding ArsR family transcriptional regulator: MKALRERNPREAIIAPVSDDAGPDAESESVRIEMYHIHLPKLDDAGFVEWDRERDQVRKGPKFETVEELLEQLDGTEQTLHV; this comes from the coding sequence TTGAAGGCCTTACGCGAACGGAATCCACGGGAAGCCATCATCGCTCCCGTCTCCGATGACGCGGGACCGGACGCGGAATCGGAATCGGTGCGGATTGAGATGTATCACATCCATCTGCCGAAACTCGACGACGCGGGATTCGTCGAGTGGGATCGAGAGCGGGATCAGGTGAGGAAGGGGCCGAAATTTGAGACGGTCGAGGAGCTACTCGAACAGCTGGACGGCACCGAGCAGACACTACACGTCTGA
- a CDS encoding APC family permease: MGSSPSSAGGSNLEGESPQVEPTVETDDATITDDAELERTLGLSGGLAIGIGTMIGAGIFVFPGLAAGQAGPAAAASFALGALVALLVALPTSELATAMPRSGGGYYYISRALGALAGTVVGLSLWFGLVFATAFYLVGFGYYAVDTLAELGIAVGNGLVIPLALLFGAGFTVLNVTGTENAAKLQNGIVALLLSILVCFLGYGGLDAVGLLGEPAGPERFVPFGPMSVLTTAALVFTSYLGFAQVATVAGEMNDPGRNLPRAMVGSVLVVGLLYVVTIFVATSAFGSERLSEFGETAMVEVGRHYLGAAGAFAIVFGGLLATMSSANASVLSTSRAIYAVSRDALLPRRASHINLRYGTPHIALGMAGGPILVLVATGRVELLAEVASFLHLVMYGLICVALLVLRRNEPEWYDPDFRVPGYPVVPILGALASFALIGFMRPVSQLVGIAIMIATAGWYAYYARNVTLNGGLQ, encoded by the coding sequence ATGGGTAGTTCGCCGTCGTCGGCCGGTGGATCTAACCTCGAGGGAGAGTCGCCGCAGGTCGAGCCGACGGTCGAGACTGACGACGCGACGATCACCGACGACGCCGAACTCGAGCGGACGCTCGGGCTCTCCGGTGGGCTCGCCATCGGAATCGGAACGATGATCGGGGCCGGCATTTTCGTCTTTCCGGGGCTGGCGGCCGGACAGGCCGGTCCCGCGGCGGCGGCATCGTTCGCTCTCGGCGCGCTCGTCGCCTTGCTCGTCGCGCTGCCGACCTCCGAACTCGCGACGGCGATGCCGAGGAGCGGTGGCGGCTACTACTATATCTCCCGCGCACTGGGCGCGCTCGCGGGGACCGTCGTCGGGCTGTCGTTGTGGTTCGGGCTGGTGTTCGCGACGGCGTTTTACCTCGTCGGCTTCGGCTACTACGCCGTCGACACGCTCGCCGAACTCGGCATTGCAGTCGGCAACGGCCTCGTCATCCCGCTGGCACTGCTGTTCGGCGCGGGCTTTACCGTATTGAACGTCACGGGGACGGAAAACGCGGCGAAACTGCAGAACGGTATCGTTGCGTTGCTGCTCTCGATTCTGGTATGCTTCCTCGGATACGGTGGCCTCGACGCGGTGGGCCTCCTCGGCGAACCGGCCGGCCCCGAACGGTTCGTGCCGTTCGGTCCGATGTCCGTCCTGACGACGGCCGCGCTCGTGTTCACCTCGTATCTCGGCTTCGCGCAGGTGGCGACCGTCGCCGGGGAGATGAACGATCCCGGGCGGAACCTGCCGCGCGCGATGGTCGGCTCCGTACTCGTCGTCGGACTCCTCTACGTGGTGACCATCTTCGTTGCGACGAGCGCGTTCGGGAGCGAGCGACTCTCCGAATTCGGTGAGACGGCGATGGTCGAGGTCGGCCGCCACTACCTCGGCGCAGCCGGGGCGTTCGCGATCGTCTTCGGTGGCCTGCTCGCGACGATGTCGAGTGCCAACGCATCGGTTCTCAGCACGTCTCGAGCCATCTATGCCGTCTCGAGGGACGCCCTGTTACCGCGGCGGGCGAGCCACATCAATCTCCGGTACGGCACGCCCCACATCGCGCTGGGGATGGCCGGCGGGCCGATCCTCGTGCTGGTCGCGACCGGCCGCGTAGAACTGCTCGCGGAGGTCGCCTCGTTCCTCCATCTCGTCATGTATGGACTGATCTGCGTAGCGCTACTCGTCCTGCGCCGAAACGAACCGGAGTGGTACGATCCCGACTTCCGAGTCCCCGGCTATCCCGTCGTCCCGATACTCGGCGCGCTCGCCAGTTTCGCCCTGATCGGCTTCATGCGGCCCGTCTCACAGCTCGTCGGCATCGCGATCATGATCGCAACCGCCGGGTGGTACGCCTATTACGCCCGGAACGTGACCCTGAATGGAGGGCTCCAATGA